A genomic window from Streptomyces sp. NBC_00234 includes:
- a CDS encoding serine/threonine-protein kinase, translating to MTPPPPPSHEADLPAGKPQDLLGKQIADYRVESEIGRGGMAVVYRAKDLRLDRTVALKLLAPELARNDTFRQRFTHESRVAAAIDHPHIVPVFEAGETEGLLYIAMRFVAGQDLRVLIDRRGPLPLTTALRIAAQVASALDAAHDHDLVHRDVKPGNILVAAGTDSDHPEHVYLTDFGLTKKSLSLTGFTTVGQFVGTLDYVAPEQISGRPVDGRCDVYSLACVVQETLTGAPPFRRDDDMALLWAHQYDPPPPLSEERPGLPPALDAVLAKALAKSPDDRYDSCVRFVAALRAAAAGVGPDTHPPTRVDVGPAPRLGSVEPPPPPPRWALPVFHERF from the coding sequence ATGACTCCTCCGCCGCCTCCTTCGCACGAGGCCGACCTTCCGGCCGGCAAGCCGCAGGACCTGCTGGGGAAGCAGATCGCGGACTACCGGGTGGAGAGCGAGATCGGCCGGGGTGGCATGGCCGTCGTGTACCGCGCCAAGGATCTGCGGCTGGACCGCACGGTCGCCCTGAAGCTGCTCGCACCGGAGCTGGCGCGCAACGACACGTTCCGGCAGCGCTTCACGCACGAGTCACGGGTGGCCGCCGCGATCGACCACCCGCACATCGTGCCGGTCTTCGAGGCGGGCGAGACGGAGGGGCTGCTCTACATCGCCATGCGCTTCGTCGCCGGACAGGATCTGCGGGTCCTGATCGACCGCCGGGGCCCCCTGCCGCTCACCACCGCGCTCCGGATCGCCGCACAGGTGGCCTCGGCACTCGACGCGGCCCATGACCACGACCTGGTCCACCGCGACGTCAAGCCCGGCAACATCCTGGTCGCGGCCGGCACGGACAGCGACCACCCGGAGCACGTGTACCTCACGGACTTCGGGCTGACGAAGAAGTCGCTGTCGCTGACCGGGTTCACGACCGTGGGCCAGTTCGTCGGCACGCTCGACTACGTGGCCCCTGAACAGATTTCGGGGCGCCCGGTGGACGGCCGGTGCGACGTCTACAGCCTCGCCTGCGTCGTCCAGGAGACACTGACCGGCGCCCCGCCCTTCCGGCGGGACGACGACATGGCGCTGCTCTGGGCGCACCAGTACGACCCCCCGCCGCCACTGAGCGAGGAGCGTCCCGGGCTTCCGCCCGCGCTCGACGCCGTACTGGCGAAGGCACTCGCCAAGAGCCCGGACGACCGCTACGACTCCTGCGTGCGGTTCGTCGCCGCGCTGCGTGCCGCGGCTGCGGGAGTCGGCCCGGACACGCATCCGCCGACCCGGGTGGACGTCGGCCCGGCCCCCCGGCTCGGCTCCGTCGAACCCCCTCCCCCGCCGCCGCGCTGGGCCCTGCCGGTCTTCCACGAGAGGTTCTAG
- a CDS encoding YkvA family protein → MDTEAWLILVAALVLLTMGVAAVLLVRVFRARKLLVAAGIPLRSKALFWAAVIYTVSPVDLLPDPVYLDDIGFLMVALHSLHLAARTAGTAVTGARAAHKEARGGNLSVPGGH, encoded by the coding sequence ATGGACACCGAAGCCTGGCTCATCCTCGTGGCGGCCCTCGTGCTGCTCACCATGGGCGTCGCCGCCGTTCTCCTGGTGCGGGTGTTCCGGGCCAGGAAGCTGCTGGTCGCCGCCGGTATCCCGCTGCGCAGCAAGGCGCTGTTCTGGGCCGCCGTGATCTACACGGTGTCACCGGTCGACCTGCTCCCGGACCCCGTCTACCTCGACGACATCGGATTCCTGATGGTGGCCCTGCACTCGCTGCATCTCGCCGCGCGGACGGCCGGCACGGCGGTGACGGGGGCGCGGGCCGCGCACAAGGAGGCCAGGGGCGGCAACCTTTCGGTGCCGGGCGGCCACTGA
- a CDS encoding streptophobe family protein, whose product MSSPRSTDRNDAPRPAHGWTDALVAVLAGMVAMIVAAALGLWAAGAGDLPGGAFPRVVAAVVVMAAGGSVAVSGDAGALAETNADLSVLPLSVTLVGALGVGAGFLRPLRHRAVAGTRELGGWAARVAALWLLALLALSLLARQTFTLPVEDPTGGLIDALDATPRVGFRADIFLTLVVGLVWLAGVLLLALLVSRGAPLPARLVRFQEPVRPAAHAMVVLLLGYVVVGVVAGLVVAVTRGHPAETFAVILLGLPNLVWLAFTLGLGVSWEGKVDGPFGLPMPQMLDSVLRTPDISTLDVRTLAEQDGRAWWLVVVAAAAVLAAAFLMAIRSPARTRAWQHAAHMAVALTVTVLFICLVARVSAHLGLSLLGLGDVGGGLGGDVLLRPRLWSALGIALLWGAVTGFLGGLLASRFHRRGETDTLQDGAR is encoded by the coding sequence GTGAGCAGCCCGCGAAGCACCGACAGGAACGACGCGCCACGCCCCGCGCACGGCTGGACCGACGCCCTCGTGGCCGTGCTCGCCGGGATGGTCGCCATGATCGTCGCGGCGGCCCTCGGACTGTGGGCCGCCGGCGCGGGTGACCTCCCCGGCGGCGCCTTCCCCCGCGTCGTCGCGGCCGTCGTCGTGATGGCCGCAGGCGGCTCCGTGGCGGTCTCCGGCGACGCCGGGGCCCTCGCCGAGACGAACGCGGACCTCTCGGTGCTGCCGCTGTCGGTGACACTCGTCGGCGCCCTCGGCGTCGGTGCGGGATTCCTCAGGCCGCTGCGCCACCGGGCCGTCGCCGGCACCCGGGAGCTGGGCGGCTGGGCCGCCCGGGTCGCGGCGCTCTGGCTCCTCGCCCTCCTCGCGCTCTCGCTCCTGGCCAGGCAGACCTTCACCCTCCCGGTCGAGGACCCGACGGGCGGCCTCATCGACGCACTCGACGCCACGCCCCGGGTCGGGTTCCGGGCCGACATCTTCCTCACCCTGGTCGTCGGTCTGGTGTGGCTGGCGGGTGTCCTCCTGCTGGCCCTGCTGGTGTCGCGAGGCGCCCCGCTCCCCGCCCGGCTGGTGCGCTTCCAGGAGCCGGTGCGGCCCGCGGCCCATGCCATGGTGGTGCTGCTGCTCGGGTACGTGGTGGTGGGCGTGGTCGCCGGACTCGTCGTCGCGGTGACGCGAGGACACCCCGCCGAGACGTTCGCGGTGATCCTCCTGGGGCTGCCGAACCTGGTGTGGCTCGCGTTCACCCTGGGACTCGGCGTGTCCTGGGAGGGCAAGGTCGACGGCCCGTTCGGACTGCCGATGCCCCAGATGCTCGATTCGGTGCTCCGTACACCGGACATCTCGACGCTCGACGTCCGGACGCTCGCCGAACAGGACGGCCGCGCGTGGTGGCTGGTCGTCGTCGCCGCGGCGGCCGTCCTCGCAGCCGCCTTCCTCATGGCCATCCGCTCACCGGCCCGTACGCGCGCCTGGCAGCACGCCGCGCACATGGCGGTGGCGCTCACCGTCACGGTGCTGTTCATCTGCCTGGTCGCCCGGGTCTCCGCGCACCTGGGCCTCTCGCTGCTGGGCCTCGGAGACGTGGGCGGGGGGCTCGGCGGAGACGTGCTCCTGCGTCCGCGGCTGTGGTCGGCGCTCGGCATCGCCCTCCTCTGGGGCGCGGTCACCGGCTTCCTCGGCGGCCTGCTCGCCTCCCGATTCCACCGCCGGGGCGAGACGGACACCCTCCAGGACGGCGCGCGCTAG
- a CDS encoding Scr1 family TA system antitoxin-like transcriptional regulator, with the protein MRPRSGPTVEHRVLAARLRLLRERAGVSLNAAAQALDAHPATVRRIERAETGLDARQVRLLLDTYGAPAAEAEQIIAGLGAASLPGWWHQWRDAMEPWQQDVIGMESSASLVRTWHPALVPELLRTPAYAEALEHALQPMDDSVRRRRRVELLQERQRRLSYRGAALWALLPAAALHTRVGDERVMEEQREALAEAAHRPHVTVQVVPLDHPPHPLTGVPPLHLLRVSAPEIGDQAVLETPGVRVDIVDDPDAVMNHRIRIDAACAAAPRPGTPLPVG; encoded by the coding sequence ATGAGACCCCGATCCGGCCCCACCGTGGAACATCGCGTCCTCGCGGCCCGTCTCCGGCTGCTCCGGGAGCGGGCCGGCGTCAGCCTCAACGCCGCGGCGCAGGCACTGGACGCTCACCCGGCGACCGTACGACGCATCGAGCGGGCCGAGACCGGTCTGGACGCCCGCCAGGTCCGCCTCCTCCTCGACACCTACGGGGCCCCGGCCGCCGAGGCCGAGCAGATCATCGCGGGCCTCGGCGCCGCGAGCCTTCCCGGCTGGTGGCACCAGTGGCGCGACGCGATGGAGCCCTGGCAGCAGGACGTCATCGGCATGGAGTCCTCCGCCAGCCTCGTGCGGACCTGGCACCCCGCGCTCGTACCGGAGCTGCTCCGCACCCCCGCCTACGCCGAGGCCCTGGAGCATGCGCTGCAGCCGATGGACGACTCCGTCCGGCGCCGGCGCCGCGTCGAGCTGCTCCAGGAGCGGCAGCGCCGCCTGAGCTACCGCGGTGCCGCGCTGTGGGCCCTGCTCCCCGCCGCCGCGCTCCACACCCGGGTCGGCGACGAGCGCGTGATGGAGGAGCAGCGCGAGGCGCTGGCCGAGGCCGCGCACCGCCCGCACGTCACCGTGCAGGTGGTCCCCCTCGATCACCCTCCCCACCCGCTGACCGGGGTCCCGCCCCTGCATCTGCTGCGCGTCTCCGCCCCCGAGATCGGCGACCAGGCGGTCCTGGAGACCCCGGGTGTCCGCGTCGACATCGTCGACGATCCGGACGCCGTCATGAACCACCGCATCCGGATCGACGCGGCCTGCGCCGCCGCGCCCCGCCCGGGCACGCCGCTCCCGGTCGGCTGA
- a CDS encoding DUF6777 domain-containing protein yields MSEQPQSSGRPTGPPSGPLSEPSQPGPTPPPDTPTGPPPGPPSGGELGAPGSSGGHGGGGASGGGGSGGGGGGPGDSGGGDDRPPGGSGGERAWWRSAPRVAIIATAIVAAVVLTVVLTRPDGGTKAGGEVFLQSAGSSGQDPFTESTAEKEEQPPSTPTAVPSSSASAQATRVVKGSAPGLYGGTRKTASCDVEKQVSTLSAAPDKNRAFASALSIEPSGVPGYLRSLTPVQLRMDTRVTNHGYKDGSATPYQAVLQAGTAVLVDDRGVPRVRCACGNPLLPPVAQESAPQVKGTPWPGYRASNVVAVAPSVTVVNVFIVFDPESGDWFARKPGDTGKKDKKTEPPATTSPSPCPSRSGDSASPCPSDSDSPSDSPSDRPSSDAPSSDSPTDAPSTEPTTEEPTSEPPPSSEPPAPPTSESAPQPASPVSPASPESPAAGALPSPLA; encoded by the coding sequence GTGAGTGAGCAACCGCAATCGTCCGGCCGTCCGACGGGACCCCCCTCCGGCCCGCTGTCGGAACCCTCGCAACCCGGTCCGACCCCGCCGCCGGATACCCCGACCGGTCCGCCGCCCGGCCCGCCCAGCGGCGGTGAGCTGGGGGCTCCCGGCTCCTCCGGCGGTCACGGCGGCGGAGGAGCGTCGGGGGGCGGCGGCTCCGGTGGCGGCGGCGGTGGTCCGGGCGATTCCGGCGGTGGCGACGACCGCCCGCCCGGCGGTTCCGGTGGCGAGCGGGCCTGGTGGCGGTCGGCCCCCCGTGTCGCCATCATCGCCACGGCGATCGTCGCGGCCGTCGTGCTCACCGTCGTGCTGACCCGTCCCGACGGGGGTACGAAGGCGGGCGGCGAGGTGTTCCTCCAGTCGGCCGGCTCCTCCGGTCAGGACCCGTTCACGGAGTCCACGGCCGAGAAGGAGGAGCAACCTCCCTCGACACCGACCGCTGTGCCGAGTTCCTCGGCGTCCGCGCAGGCCACCCGTGTGGTGAAGGGTTCGGCCCCCGGGCTGTACGGCGGCACGCGCAAGACGGCGAGCTGCGACGTGGAGAAGCAGGTGTCCACGCTCTCCGCCGCACCGGACAAGAACCGGGCGTTCGCCTCGGCCCTGAGCATCGAGCCCTCCGGGGTTCCGGGATATCTCCGCTCGCTCACCCCCGTGCAGCTGCGCATGGACACCCGGGTCACCAACCACGGTTACAAGGACGGCTCGGCCACCCCGTACCAGGCGGTGCTGCAGGCCGGAACGGCCGTCCTGGTCGATGACCGCGGGGTGCCCCGGGTGCGGTGCGCCTGCGGCAATCCGCTGCTTCCGCCCGTCGCCCAGGAGAGCGCTCCGCAGGTGAAGGGCACCCCCTGGCCGGGCTACAGGGCGTCGAACGTCGTCGCGGTGGCACCCTCCGTCACGGTGGTGAACGTGTTCATCGTGTTCGACCCCGAGTCCGGGGACTGGTTCGCCCGCAAGCCGGGCGACACCGGCAAGAAGGACAAGAAGACCGAGCCGCCGGCCACCACCTCGCCGTCGCCGTGCCCCTCGCGCTCCGGGGATTCCGCGAGTCCCTGCCCCTCGGACTCCGATTCGCCTTCCGATTCACCGTCGGACAGGCCGTCCTCGGACGCTCCGTCCTCCGACTCCCCGACGGACGCACCCTCCACCGAGCCGACGACCGAGGAGCCCACGTCCGAGCCTCCGCCGTCCTCCGAACCCCCCGCCCCGCCCACCTCGGAGTCGGCGCCCCAGCCCGCGTCGCCGGTGTCGCCCGCGTCACCCGAGTCACCGGCGGCCGGCGCCCTTCCCTCACCACTCGCGTGA
- a CDS encoding PP2C family protein-serine/threonine phosphatase has translation MVQQSKVQWIPAGVIVLAVVIDLVTPTAVTSAPLIMAAPVAAAPLLSLRGIILTGIASMAVHACLAWVDGTFGWHRGLANQLTLLAVTLLAVFIKRTLDSQAGRTRRALRVAAVAQGAVLPRPPARLGDLHIAARYVPAEDEAMIGGDLYVVQDTPYGTRVFVGDVRGKGMGAVRAVCVDLGAFRYVADHAEDLEELVRSLEQALLREGGRRGGVEQEEGFTTALIAEFASDLSAVRIINRGHPPPLLIDAQGTATLLEPSQEAPPLAIGALDHWPAPVDTFPFPPGATLLCYTDGVTESRDTAGVFYDASVRLPLLLRHRRRSGEDPTPAQVLEMLIRDVRRHSGGRPQDDQALLALRRAAG, from the coding sequence GTGGTGCAGCAGAGCAAGGTCCAGTGGATTCCCGCCGGTGTGATCGTGCTGGCCGTGGTGATCGACCTGGTGACCCCGACCGCGGTGACGTCCGCCCCGCTCATCATGGCGGCGCCCGTCGCCGCCGCACCCCTCCTGTCGCTGCGCGGCATCATCCTCACCGGCATCGCCTCGATGGCCGTTCACGCCTGCCTGGCCTGGGTGGACGGCACCTTCGGCTGGCACCGCGGTCTCGCCAACCAGCTCACCCTTCTGGCCGTAACCCTGCTGGCCGTTTTCATCAAGCGCACGCTCGACAGCCAGGCCGGCCGCACCCGGCGCGCCCTGCGCGTCGCGGCCGTCGCCCAGGGCGCCGTCCTGCCCAGGCCACCGGCACGGCTGGGAGACCTGCACATCGCCGCCCGGTACGTACCGGCCGAGGACGAGGCCATGATCGGCGGCGATCTCTACGTCGTCCAGGACACCCCGTACGGCACCCGCGTCTTCGTCGGCGACGTGCGGGGCAAGGGCATGGGAGCCGTCCGCGCCGTCTGCGTCGACCTCGGCGCGTTCCGGTACGTCGCCGACCATGCCGAGGATCTGGAGGAGCTGGTGCGCTCGCTGGAGCAGGCGCTGCTGCGCGAGGGCGGCCGGCGGGGCGGCGTCGAACAGGAAGAGGGCTTCACGACCGCCCTGATCGCGGAGTTCGCCTCCGACCTCAGCGCCGTCCGCATCATCAACCGCGGCCACCCGCCGCCCCTGCTCATCGACGCGCAGGGCACGGCCACGCTCCTCGAACCGTCGCAGGAAGCGCCTCCGCTGGCGATCGGCGCCCTGGACCACTGGCCCGCACCGGTCGACACCTTCCCGTTCCCGCCCGGCGCGACCCTGCTCTGCTACACCGACGGCGTCACCGAGTCCAGGGACACCGCAGGCGTCTTCTACGACGCCTCCGTACGCCTGCCCCTCCTGCTCCGCCACCGCAGGCGGTCCGGCGAGGACCCCACGCCGGCGCAGGTGCTGGAGATGCTGATCCGCGACGTACGGCGTCACTCCGGAGGCCGTCCCCAGGACGACCAGGCGCTGCTCGCCCTGCGGCGCGCGGCGGGCTGA
- a CDS encoding FHA domain-containing protein, with translation MGQRPVAATAPELVLETDQGSTVMRPGRDYHVGRDPLSDIVIDDIRVSWHHAVLRPEADHWLLEDENSTNGTYTEGRRIHESGVGPGSVIRFGNPADGPRALLVGTEPPAPVTPAPERPSAVSMPGATGTFRQPTTVRPLPARTVRIGRGSDNDLVIDDLVVSRRHAELRALADGTYEIVDLGSHNGTFLNGAPVVDRAPVAAGDIVGIGHSAFCLVGDELQEFVDTGEVSLDVQDLAVTVDRGRKTLLDEVAFPVGEKCLLAVVGPSGAGKSTLLNALTGLRPADRGRVLYDGRDLYRDFAELRQRIGLVPQDDILHAQLTVRRALGYAAELRFPQDTAASEREARVAEVIGELGLEQRADQPIHSLSGGQRKRVSVALELLTKPSLLFLDEPTSGLDPGMDRSVMHMLRGLADDGRTVIVVTHSVLSLDVCDRLLVLAPGGRIAYYGPPDDALAFFGFEQWPEAFEAFENDRDRDWAGQYQESTFHRQYILNATAQPHLPEVPAAAAVAPPPKTRNWGGQLRTLVRRYAAALSADRTFLVIMIALPFVMGAMARALAGSELTQETAMNALLILCVGGVLTGAANAVRELVKERVIYQRERAVGLSRSAYLMSKVVVLGIITVLQAVVLTLVGLVGVDLNAPGGKGVLLPPLVEITLAVALLSFTAMMLGLLVSAMVRKEEVTMPLLVLLAIVQVVFCGALLKLDGVIGVEQLAWLVPSRWALGAMAGTIDLHAIVPGKLTSDPLFEHSAGVWLLNMGMLVVLSLVFGYVVAKLLRRHEPAIMRK, from the coding sequence ATGGGACAGCGGCCTGTGGCGGCGACTGCGCCCGAGCTCGTCCTGGAAACCGATCAGGGTTCCACGGTGATGAGACCGGGTCGGGACTATCACGTCGGCCGCGACCCACTGAGCGACATCGTCATCGACGACATCCGGGTCTCCTGGCACCACGCGGTGCTGCGGCCCGAGGCGGACCACTGGCTGCTGGAGGACGAGAACAGCACCAACGGCACGTACACCGAGGGTCGTCGCATCCATGAGTCGGGCGTCGGTCCCGGCAGCGTGATCCGCTTCGGCAACCCCGCCGACGGTCCGCGGGCCCTGCTCGTCGGCACCGAGCCGCCGGCCCCCGTCACCCCCGCACCGGAACGGCCGTCCGCCGTCTCGATGCCCGGCGCGACGGGCACCTTCCGGCAGCCGACGACCGTGCGCCCGCTCCCCGCCCGCACCGTACGCATCGGCCGCGGCAGCGACAACGACCTGGTCATCGACGACCTGGTCGTCTCGCGTCGGCACGCCGAACTCCGCGCCCTCGCCGACGGTACGTACGAGATCGTCGACCTCGGAAGCCACAACGGCACCTTCCTCAACGGAGCGCCGGTGGTGGACCGGGCACCCGTCGCGGCCGGGGACATCGTGGGTATCGGCCACTCGGCGTTCTGTCTGGTCGGCGACGAACTCCAGGAGTTCGTCGACACCGGTGAGGTCTCGCTCGACGTGCAGGACCTGGCCGTCACCGTGGACCGGGGCCGCAAGACCCTCCTCGACGAGGTGGCGTTCCCCGTCGGCGAGAAGTGCCTGCTCGCGGTGGTCGGCCCCAGCGGCGCCGGGAAGTCCACCCTGCTCAACGCGCTGACGGGGCTGCGCCCCGCCGACCGGGGCAGGGTCCTGTACGACGGCCGTGACCTCTACCGCGACTTCGCCGAGCTGCGCCAGCGCATCGGGCTCGTGCCGCAGGACGACATCCTGCACGCACAGCTGACCGTGCGCCGCGCCCTCGGGTACGCCGCCGAGCTGCGCTTCCCCCAGGACACCGCCGCCTCCGAACGCGAGGCACGGGTCGCCGAGGTCATCGGCGAACTGGGCCTGGAACAGCGCGCCGACCAGCCGATCCATAGCCTCTCGGGAGGTCAGCGCAAGCGGGTGAGCGTGGCCCTGGAGCTGCTGACGAAGCCCTCACTGCTCTTCCTCGACGAACCGACGTCGGGCCTCGATCCCGGCATGGACCGTTCCGTCATGCACATGCTGCGCGGCCTCGCCGACGACGGCCGTACGGTCATCGTGGTGACCCACAGTGTGCTCAGCCTGGACGTCTGCGACCGGCTCCTCGTCCTCGCACCGGGCGGGCGCATCGCCTACTACGGTCCTCCGGACGACGCCCTGGCCTTCTTCGGCTTCGAGCAGTGGCCGGAGGCGTTCGAAGCCTTCGAGAACGACCGCGACCGCGACTGGGCGGGGCAGTACCAGGAATCCACCTTCCACCGCCAGTACATCCTCAACGCCACGGCCCAGCCGCATCTGCCGGAGGTCCCGGCCGCCGCGGCCGTCGCACCTCCGCCGAAGACCAGGAACTGGGGCGGCCAACTGCGCACGCTCGTGCGCCGGTACGCAGCCGCCCTGAGCGCCGACCGGACCTTCCTCGTCATCATGATCGCCCTGCCGTTCGTGATGGGAGCGATGGCCCGTGCCCTGGCAGGCAGTGAACTGACCCAGGAAACGGCGATGAACGCGCTCCTCATCCTCTGTGTGGGCGGTGTGCTGACCGGCGCCGCCAACGCGGTGCGGGAGCTGGTCAAGGAACGGGTGATCTATCAACGGGAGCGCGCGGTCGGGCTTTCCAGATCCGCGTACCTGATGTCCAAGGTCGTGGTGCTCGGCATCATCACGGTGCTGCAGGCCGTCGTGCTGACATTGGTGGGTCTGGTCGGCGTCGATCTCAACGCACCGGGCGGCAAGGGAGTGCTGCTGCCACCCCTGGTGGAGATCACTCTGGCCGTCGCCCTGCTCTCCTTCACCGCGATGATGCTCGGACTCCTCGTGTCCGCGATGGTGCGCAAGGAGGAGGTGACCATGCCGTTGCTGGTCCTCCTCGCCATCGTCCAGGTCGTGTTCTGCGGAGCGCTGCTCAAACTGGACGGGGTGATCGGGGTCGAGCAGCTGGCGTGGCTGGTGCCGTCCCGGTGGGCCCTCGGCGCGATGGCCGGAACCATCGACCTCCACGCGATCGTGCCGGGGAAGCTGACGTCCGATCCCCTGTTCGAGCACTCCGCCGGGGTGTGGCTGCTCAACATGGGCATGCTGGTCGTCCTCTCGCTCGTCTTCGGCTATGTGGTCGCGAAGCTCCTTCGCCGCCACGAACCCGCCATCATGCGGAAGTAG
- a CDS encoding rhamnogalacturonan lyase yields the protein MAHRARHRRRVPRTRALLGSLMAGLLAAAGLVAAGQTSHAATARQAEALDRGVVSVHTDSGNLVSWRWLGTDPDSVSFNVYRAGTKVNASPVTGSTNYFHTGAPATADYTVRAVVDGTEQGDSVHAVQFRAGYKDVPITPPAGGTTPDGVAYTYEANDASVGDLDGDGALDFVLKWQPTNAKDNSQSGYTGNTFVDGIRLDGTRLFRIDLGRNIRSGAHYTQFQVYDYDGDGRAEVAMKTADGTVDGTGKVIGSASADHRNSAGYILTGPEYLTMFEGRTGAAMGTVDYVPARGTVSSWGDSYGNRVDRFLAGTAYLDGSRPSLIMARGYYTRSVVAAWDWRGGAFTRRWTFDTNSSTNTGKGYDGQGNHQLSVADVDADGRDEIVYGAMAVDDNGSGLWTTKNGHGDAMHVGDLDPSRPGLEEFKVDEDSSKPSSWMADARSGQILWSTPASGDNGRGVSGDIWSGSPGAESWSSAVAGVRDPKGSVVSSRKPSSTNFLSWWDGDTTRELLDGTHIDKYGTAGDTRLLTGDSVHSGNGTKATPALSGDLFGDWREEVVWPTTSNTALRIYSTPHETGTRITTLLHDTTYRTALAWQNTAYNQPPHPSFAIGSGMATAPRPVITTP from the coding sequence ATGGCTCACCGCGCCCGCCACCGGCGCCGCGTCCCCCGTACCCGCGCGCTGCTCGGCTCGCTCATGGCAGGACTGCTCGCCGCCGCCGGGCTGGTCGCAGCAGGGCAGACCTCGCACGCGGCCACCGCCCGCCAGGCCGAGGCACTGGACCGCGGCGTCGTCAGCGTGCACACCGACAGCGGCAACCTCGTCAGCTGGCGCTGGCTCGGCACCGATCCGGACAGCGTGTCCTTCAACGTCTACCGGGCGGGCACCAAGGTCAACGCGTCCCCCGTCACCGGCTCGACGAACTACTTCCACACCGGCGCCCCCGCCACGGCCGACTACACGGTGCGGGCGGTCGTCGACGGCACCGAGCAGGGCGACTCCGTGCACGCCGTCCAGTTCCGTGCGGGCTACAAGGACGTGCCGATCACCCCGCCCGCGGGCGGCACCACGCCCGACGGAGTCGCCTACACCTACGAGGCCAACGACGCGTCCGTCGGCGACCTCGACGGCGACGGCGCCCTCGACTTCGTACTGAAGTGGCAGCCCACCAACGCCAAGGACAACTCCCAGTCCGGCTACACGGGCAACACGTTCGTCGACGGCATCCGGCTCGACGGCACCCGGCTCTTCCGTATCGACCTGGGGCGCAACATCCGCTCCGGTGCGCACTACACGCAGTTCCAGGTGTACGACTACGACGGCGACGGCCGGGCCGAGGTCGCCATGAAGACGGCCGACGGCACCGTCGACGGAACGGGCAAGGTGATCGGCAGCGCGAGCGCGGACCATCGCAACTCGGCCGGCTACATCCTCACCGGACCGGAGTACCTGACCATGTTCGAGGGCCGGACGGGCGCCGCGATGGGGACCGTCGACTACGTCCCGGCCCGCGGCACCGTGTCCTCATGGGGCGACTCGTACGGCAACCGGGTGGACCGCTTCCTGGCGGGCACCGCGTATCTGGACGGCTCCAGGCCGTCCCTGATCATGGCGCGCGGCTACTACACGCGCAGCGTCGTCGCCGCCTGGGACTGGCGCGGCGGCGCCTTCACCAGGCGCTGGACGTTCGACACGAACAGCTCGACCAACACCGGCAAGGGGTACGACGGCCAGGGCAACCACCAGCTGTCGGTCGCCGACGTCGACGCCGACGGCAGGGACGAGATCGTGTACGGCGCCATGGCGGTGGACGACAACGGCAGCGGCCTGTGGACCACGAAGAACGGCCACGGCGACGCCATGCACGTCGGCGACCTCGACCCCTCCCGGCCCGGTCTGGAGGAGTTCAAGGTCGACGAGGACAGTTCGAAGCCCAGCTCGTGGATGGCGGACGCCAGGAGCGGCCAGATCCTCTGGTCCACTCCGGCGAGCGGGGACAACGGCCGCGGTGTCTCCGGAGACATCTGGTCGGGCAGCCCGGGCGCCGAGTCCTGGTCGTCCGCGGTGGCCGGAGTGCGCGACCCGAAGGGTTCCGTCGTGTCGAGCCGCAAGCCGTCCAGCACCAACTTCCTGTCCTGGTGGGACGGCGACACCACCCGCGAACTCCTCGACGGCACCCACATCGACAAGTACGGCACCGCGGGGGACACCCGGCTCCTGACCGGGGACTCGGTGCACTCCGGGAACGGCACCAAGGCCACACCGGCGCTCTCCGGCGACCTCTTCGGCGACTGGCGCGAGGAAGTCGTCTGGCCGACCACCTCGAACACCGCACTGCGGATCTACTCCACACCGCACGAGACCGGCACCAGAATTACCACGCTGCTCCACGACACCACCTACCGCACGGCGCTGGCCTGGCAGAACACCGCGTACAACCAGCCGCCGCACCCGAGCTTCGCCATCGGAAGCGGGATGGCGACCGCGCCGCGGCCGGTCATCACCACGCCGTAG
- a CDS encoding GNAT family N-acetyltransferase, with protein sequence MSARIPAPVTLTGRHITLVPLAMDHAEDLFAAGGRDDEVWRWLGDPTPQSQDELAGTMRALLDDAANGTYVPYAVIHRASGRAIGWTSFLDISPSDERLEIGWTWYGRAFWRSAVNTEAKLLLMTYAFEELGMGRVQLKTDHLNHRSQEAIARLGAQREGVLRRHRRRHDGTWRDTVYFSLLADEWPEAKKRLGARL encoded by the coding sequence ATGTCTGCACGGATACCCGCGCCCGTCACCCTGACCGGTCGCCACATCACGCTCGTGCCGTTGGCCATGGACCACGCCGAAGACCTCTTCGCGGCCGGTGGCCGCGACGACGAGGTCTGGCGCTGGCTGGGCGACCCGACGCCGCAGTCGCAGGACGAACTCGCCGGGACGATGCGGGCTTTGCTCGACGACGCCGCGAACGGTACGTACGTGCCGTACGCCGTCATCCACCGCGCGAGCGGCCGGGCGATCGGCTGGACCTCGTTCCTCGACATCAGCCCGTCCGACGAACGGCTGGAGATCGGCTGGACCTGGTACGGACGCGCGTTCTGGCGCTCGGCAGTGAACACCGAGGCGAAGCTGCTCCTGATGACGTACGCCTTCGAGGAACTGGGCATGGGGCGCGTGCAGTTGAAGACGGATCATCTGAACCACCGGTCGCAGGAGGCCATCGCCCGCCTCGGTGCCCAGCGCGAAGGGGTGCTGCGCCGCCATCGCCGGCGCCACGACGGCACCTGGCGGGACACCGTCTACTTCTCCTTGCTCGCCGACGAGTGGCCCGAGGCCAAGAAGCGCCTCGGCGCCCGGCTCTGA